In one window of Posidoniimonas corsicana DNA:
- a CDS encoding DUF11 domain-containing protein has product MTLRPPQPACLLVIAALAAIASAGCICNGLPRIDPSGERFFVCPLSQATVPPVAASGATIPPPAGNTVAAPVLPAAAAPTGPRCPLCPLCPFGDGCPLCPLGDGCPLCPFGDRQPAPVIGPVAPVVGGVAAQPTNRVTLTPGRVLAPVGSEVVMRAGVCGKDGYLLTNRKIEWMIDQEGVGQFAEIGDAGQRDFMRYPWSTPRKVNNTYAVGYTSPVHTCLRRGTDDPADDVQINDGEAWVSITSPSEGTSYITAYAPNEENWNARRAQATIYWVDAQWQLPPSAVVAAGQPHILSTTITRQTDGAPLQGWIVRYEVADGSGARLGYDAGQVAEVATDGRGVAQVEVAPTDSQPGTSRVRITVVRPEQAGIASSPRLDVGAGEATVTWSNTAPGTQPLFPPVAPAAEPPTLPPTTAPPSTPPPATGPPSNEPPIGINPPGRPELEIRIRRDTPDPIKVGDKVAYTLTVRNIGNGVAQNVRLRDKFDSGLTTELDRDGLGAIKNDAVGDLAPRDSVDLTVVFDVLTAGPHSHEVTVTADGVAEAFDKAEFTAIEEQPAAAQVGIRIFQLSPVRPPVGKESFRFSIEIENSSDVAARNLRLRIAPDPALTVSGILPRPLDESTTPLSDGGASTELGELGPRQKRVVHYGFDCNMATQVGSPAEVRVFLTGDGINVADATKVEILPPAAAGPAAAPLRITVGSQANPVRLRASSDLVVTLENTTGQPLTNVAIEITDPAQLSFRPRVATLPQGTALLPQPSLLQLSPPIGRLLPGAAGRQQIVIPYDAITPGQAVIDVKAVWQGAPAAVTERVIISVEP; this is encoded by the coding sequence ATGACGCTCCGCCCCCCGCAACCCGCCTGCCTGCTAGTGATCGCCGCCCTGGCGGCGATCGCCTCGGCCGGGTGTATCTGCAACGGGCTGCCGAGGATCGATCCGTCGGGAGAGCGGTTCTTTGTCTGTCCGTTGAGCCAGGCCACCGTTCCGCCGGTCGCCGCGTCGGGCGCGACGATCCCGCCACCCGCAGGCAACACGGTCGCGGCGCCGGTGCTGCCCGCCGCGGCTGCGCCGACCGGGCCCCGCTGCCCGCTATGCCCTCTCTGCCCGTTTGGCGATGGCTGCCCGCTGTGTCCTCTCGGCGACGGCTGTCCGCTGTGCCCGTTTGGCGATCGCCAGCCCGCGCCGGTGATCGGCCCGGTGGCGCCCGTAGTCGGCGGGGTCGCCGCGCAGCCGACTAACCGGGTAACGCTGACGCCCGGCAGGGTGCTCGCTCCGGTGGGCAGCGAGGTGGTGATGCGGGCCGGCGTCTGTGGCAAAGACGGCTACCTGCTGACCAACCGCAAGATCGAGTGGATGATCGACCAGGAGGGCGTCGGCCAGTTTGCCGAGATCGGCGACGCCGGCCAGCGTGACTTCATGCGGTACCCGTGGAGCACGCCCCGCAAGGTCAACAACACCTACGCAGTGGGCTACACCTCACCGGTGCACACCTGCCTGCGGCGCGGCACCGACGACCCGGCCGACGACGTGCAGATCAACGATGGCGAGGCCTGGGTCAGCATCACCAGCCCGTCGGAAGGCACCAGCTACATCACGGCCTACGCACCCAACGAAGAGAACTGGAACGCCCGCCGGGCGCAGGCCACCATCTACTGGGTCGACGCGCAGTGGCAGCTGCCGCCATCGGCCGTGGTGGCCGCAGGGCAGCCCCATATCCTGTCGACCACCATCACGCGGCAGACCGACGGCGCGCCGCTGCAGGGGTGGATCGTCCGGTACGAGGTCGCCGACGGCAGCGGCGCCCGTCTGGGGTATGACGCCGGGCAGGTCGCCGAAGTCGCGACCGACGGCCGCGGCGTCGCGCAGGTCGAGGTTGCCCCGACCGACTCGCAGCCGGGCACGTCGCGCGTCCGCATCACGGTCGTTCGGCCCGAGCAGGCCGGCATCGCGTCGAGCCCGCGGCTGGATGTCGGCGCCGGCGAGGCGACCGTCACCTGGTCCAATACCGCGCCCGGCACGCAGCCGCTGTTCCCGCCGGTTGCGCCCGCGGCCGAGCCGCCGACCCTCCCGCCAACCACCGCGCCGCCATCCACGCCCCCGCCCGCCACCGGCCCGCCGAGTAACGAACCGCCGATCGGCATCAACCCGCCTGGCCGGCCGGAGCTTGAGATCCGCATCCGACGCGACACGCCCGACCCGATCAAAGTCGGTGACAAGGTCGCCTACACGCTGACGGTGCGGAATATCGGCAACGGGGTCGCGCAGAACGTACGGCTAAGGGACAAGTTCGACAGCGGGTTGACCACCGAGCTCGACCGAGATGGGTTGGGCGCAATCAAGAACGACGCCGTGGGCGACCTGGCCCCGCGTGACTCGGTTGACCTGACCGTGGTTTTCGATGTGCTTACCGCCGGACCGCACTCGCACGAGGTGACCGTCACCGCCGACGGCGTCGCCGAGGCCTTCGACAAGGCGGAGTTCACCGCGATCGAAGAGCAGCCCGCGGCCGCCCAGGTGGGGATTCGGATATTCCAGCTGTCGCCGGTCCGCCCCCCGGTCGGCAAGGAGTCGTTCCGGTTCAGCATCGAGATCGAGAACAGCTCGGACGTCGCGGCCAGGAACCTCCGGCTGCGCATCGCCCCCGATCCGGCTCTCACGGTGAGCGGGATCCTGCCCCGCCCGCTCGACGAGTCGACGACGCCGTTGTCCGACGGAGGCGCGTCCACCGAACTCGGCGAGCTGGGGCCGCGGCAGAAGCGGGTCGTGCACTACGGCTTCGACTGCAACATGGCGACCCAGGTGGGCAGCCCCGCCGAGGTGCGGGTGTTCCTGACCGGGGACGGCATTAATGTGGCGGACGCGACCAAAGTCGAGATCCTCCCGCCGGCCGCTGCAGGCCCCGCGGCGGCGCCGCTGCGGATCACGGTGGGCTCCCAGGCCAACCCGGTCCGGTTGCGGGCGTCGTCGGACCTGGTCGTGACGCTCGAAAACACCACCGGGCAGCCGCTCACCAACGTGGCCATCGAGATCACCGACCCGGCGCAGCTCAGCTTCCGCCCCCGCGTCGCAACCCTGCCACAGGGCACGGCGCTCCTGCCGCAGCCGTCGCTGCTGCAGCTAAGCCCACCGATCGGCCGGTTGTTGCCCGGGGCCGCCGGCCGCCAGCAGATTGTCATCCCCTACGACGCGATCACGCCCGGCCAGGCGGTGATCGACGTGAAGGCCGTCTGGCAGGGCGCGCCGGCCGCTGTCACCGAGCGGGTGATCATCTCGGTCGAGCCGTAG
- a CDS encoding DUF1598 domain-containing protein, translating to MRVATKNLIRSLTGGLLAVALCVVPASAQFGGGGGGFGGGGGGLGGGGGGFGGGGGGLGGGGGTQGTQGASGVVVDAEGVMRRVSVADPTGALARQRIEQAMAKLEGDLTKPSKLRKVSLTRLEQEVAKKVAAGEQADDVMQHLAGLTRVDFVFCYPETGDIVIAGPAEPWAVSPAGRTLGVKSGQPVVELQDLVVALRAFPPAASKSGETGANNPLIYCSIDPTQEGLARFQEFLGGFARTSTGRPPNQAETQMLVSQMQEKLGPQMITVGGVPASTHFAQVLVEADYRMKLIGIGLEQPPVRLKSYVERANPSAVARNAMQRWYFVPDYERLKVSEDSLAMEIVGEGVKLIGEDEMIQQSGARKAVGRGNRASQAFVSAFTKAYPQLAERSPVYAQLRNCIDLAVAAAFIQDRDLYSQADWQMTTFSDESAYSVETENAPEKVASAVNSIWKGSTLMTPIGGGVHIRPSEALQPVNLLADEEGQVGAARSQVNLDSLKAGQWWWD from the coding sequence ATGCGTGTCGCTACTAAGAATCTCATCCGCAGCCTGACTGGCGGCCTGCTGGCCGTCGCCCTGTGTGTCGTGCCCGCGTCCGCCCAATTCGGTGGCGGCGGCGGCGGCTTTGGCGGCGGTGGCGGTGGCCTTGGCGGCGGCGGTGGCGGCTTTGGCGGGGGTGGCGGTGGCCTTGGCGGCGGCGGTGGCACCCAGGGCACCCAGGGCGCGTCCGGCGTCGTGGTGGACGCCGAGGGCGTGATGCGTCGCGTCTCGGTGGCCGACCCCACGGGCGCATTGGCGCGGCAGCGCATCGAGCAGGCGATGGCCAAGCTCGAGGGCGACCTCACCAAACCGAGCAAGTTGCGCAAGGTCTCGCTGACGCGGCTGGAACAGGAGGTCGCCAAGAAGGTCGCCGCCGGCGAGCAGGCTGACGACGTCATGCAGCACCTGGCCGGCCTGACCCGCGTCGACTTCGTGTTCTGCTATCCAGAAACCGGCGACATCGTGATCGCCGGCCCGGCCGAGCCGTGGGCCGTGTCGCCCGCCGGCCGCACGCTGGGCGTGAAGAGCGGCCAGCCCGTGGTCGAGCTTCAGGACCTGGTTGTCGCGCTGCGGGCGTTCCCGCCGGCGGCCAGCAAGTCCGGCGAGACCGGCGCCAACAACCCGCTCATCTACTGCTCGATCGACCCGACCCAAGAGGGCCTGGCCCGGTTCCAAGAGTTCCTCGGCGGCTTCGCCCGCACCAGCACCGGCCGGCCGCCTAATCAGGCCGAGACCCAGATGCTGGTCAGCCAGATGCAGGAGAAGCTCGGCCCGCAGATGATCACCGTGGGCGGCGTCCCCGCTTCGACCCACTTCGCGCAGGTGTTGGTTGAGGCCGACTACCGCATGAAGCTGATCGGCATCGGCCTGGAGCAGCCGCCCGTGCGTCTCAAGAGCTACGTCGAGCGGGCCAACCCGTCGGCCGTGGCGCGGAACGCGATGCAGCGGTGGTACTTTGTGCCCGATTACGAGCGGCTGAAGGTGAGCGAGGACTCGCTCGCCATGGAGATCGTCGGCGAGGGCGTGAAGCTGATCGGCGAGGACGAGATGATCCAACAGTCCGGCGCCCGCAAGGCGGTGGGCCGCGGGAACCGCGCCAGCCAGGCGTTCGTCAGCGCGTTCACCAAGGCCTACCCGCAGTTGGCCGAGCGTTCGCCGGTCTACGCCCAACTCCGCAACTGCATCGACCTGGCGGTCGCCGCGGCGTTTATCCAGGACCGCGACCTCTACTCGCAGGCCGACTGGCAGATGACCACGTTCTCCGACGAGTCGGCCTACTCGGTCGAGACTGAGAACGCCCCGGAGAAGGTCGCCTCGGCGGTCAACAGCATCTGGAAAGGCAGCACGCTGATGACCCCCATCGGCGGCGGCGTGCACATCCGCCCGAGCGAGGCCCTGCAGCCGGTCAACCTGCTGGCGGACGAGGAGGGCCAGGTCGGCGCCGCCCGCAGCCAGGTCAACCTCGACAGCCTGAAGGCCGGCCAGTGGTGGTGGGACTAA
- a CDS encoding AI-2E family transporter: MSELKVATIDPTEESGAEDRPSTQPHAAHSTSGRLAERSGQPRERSLERRCLILLTGLAVFYTFYFTRAILLPMTLAVMLSLVLKPIVNRMHRWGVPHFVSATLVLTVIGVMTVFGARALWQPASEMLADAPHSLREVGESLRDLAAPIQQIQQAQSEMSKMTATPGEPGPLEVRIKQPALTSDVLSTTGGFATGTIIVFSLLFFLLAAGDRFLVKTVEVMPTWREKRDVVVLLQDLQSKISTYLGAITVINIALGATIGAGLWLIGMPNPLLWGVIAALLNYIPFAGLVIGTCLVFLSAMAAFPDPSGNGIDIGRALLAPAIYLGANGIEANVITPAVLGRSISLNPVVILLAVFIGGWVWGIGGIFLAVPILLVVKIACDHYTSLKPVSVFLAS, from the coding sequence GTGTCGGAACTCAAGGTCGCTACGATTGACCCCACAGAAGAAAGCGGCGCTGAGGACCGCCCGTCCACTCAGCCGCACGCGGCACACTCGACGTCCGGGCGTCTGGCCGAGCGAAGCGGGCAGCCACGCGAGCGTAGCCTGGAACGCCGCTGCCTGATCCTGCTCACCGGACTCGCGGTGTTCTACACGTTCTACTTCACCCGGGCGATCCTGCTGCCGATGACCCTGGCGGTCATGCTCAGCCTGGTGCTCAAGCCGATCGTGAACCGTATGCACCGGTGGGGCGTGCCCCACTTTGTGAGTGCTACGCTGGTCTTGACCGTGATTGGCGTGATGACGGTATTCGGCGCGCGGGCGCTGTGGCAGCCCGCGTCGGAGATGCTGGCCGACGCTCCGCACAGTCTACGCGAGGTGGGCGAGAGCCTGCGCGACCTGGCCGCGCCGATCCAGCAGATCCAGCAGGCGCAGTCCGAGATGAGCAAGATGACCGCCACGCCGGGCGAGCCCGGTCCGCTGGAGGTCCGCATCAAGCAGCCCGCACTCACCAGCGATGTGCTCAGCACTACCGGCGGGTTCGCCACCGGGACGATTATTGTGTTCTCGCTGCTCTTCTTCCTGCTCGCCGCGGGCGACCGGTTCCTGGTCAAGACCGTAGAGGTCATGCCGACCTGGCGAGAGAAACGCGACGTCGTGGTGCTGCTGCAGGACCTGCAGAGCAAGATCTCGACCTACCTGGGCGCGATCACGGTTATCAACATCGCTCTGGGCGCGACGATCGGCGCCGGCCTGTGGCTGATCGGCATGCCGAACCCGCTGCTGTGGGGCGTGATTGCGGCGTTGCTCAATTACATCCCGTTTGCCGGCCTGGTGATCGGCACCTGCCTGGTATTCCTCAGCGCCATGGCCGCCTTCCCGGACCCCTCCGGCAACGGAATCGACATCGGCCGTGCATTACTGGCGCCCGCGATCTACCTCGGCGCCAACGGCATCGAGGCCAACGTGATCACCCCTGCCGTGCTGGGGCGGTCTATCAGCCTGAACCCGGTTGTGATCCTGTTGGCCGTGTTTATCGGCGGCTGGGTGTGGGGCATCGGTGGCATCTTCCTCGCGGTGCCAATCCTGCTGGTCGTGAAGATCGCTTGCGACCACTACACCAGCTTGAAGCCGGTGTCGGTGTTCCTGGCCAGCTGA
- a CDS encoding CsbD family protein produces MHAQGQHAQIEGGWNELKGKVKESWGELSDDELRQFEGDAQQFIGFLQRKTGQAQEQVEKKLAELDARFRPLLGQATAAAQEYLQSGAEAATDAAAYVRDSVAAKHAQAEQAVRRRPIESVAVAFGTGIIAGAVVGLLLRQR; encoded by the coding sequence ATGCACGCACAAGGACAACATGCACAGATCGAAGGCGGGTGGAACGAGCTCAAGGGCAAGGTCAAGGAGAGCTGGGGCGAGCTCAGCGACGACGAGCTCCGGCAGTTCGAGGGCGACGCCCAGCAGTTCATCGGATTCCTCCAGCGGAAGACGGGCCAGGCGCAGGAGCAGGTTGAAAAGAAGCTTGCGGAACTCGACGCACGCTTCCGGCCGCTGCTCGGTCAGGCTACCGCCGCGGCGCAGGAGTATCTTCAGAGCGGCGCCGAGGCCGCAACCGACGCCGCCGCGTACGTCCGCGACAGCGTCGCTGCGAAGCACGCGCAGGCGGAGCAGGCGGTGCGACGCCGGCCCATCGAGTCGGTGGCGGTCGCGTTCGGCACCGGCATAATCGCGGGCGCCGTCGTCGGCTTACTGCTGCGTCAGCGCTAA
- a CDS encoding phage holin family protein, whose protein sequence is MVSQAKVNRAASHQEDAAHPARHGRSFAADAIELCELQGALLAADFKQALAAGRIGGVLVLAAGALMFAAAPVLLLALASWFETSLDLSRGASLLAAGFAGAAAGFAMLLAGWAVARRGVAALGRSREECRRNLAWFKQMLTRGVDRPC, encoded by the coding sequence ATGGTTAGTCAAGCGAAAGTAAACCGCGCGGCCAGTCACCAAGAAGATGCGGCGCATCCGGCCCGGCATGGGCGGAGCTTCGCCGCCGACGCAATCGAACTGTGCGAGCTGCAAGGGGCGTTGCTAGCCGCCGACTTCAAACAAGCCCTAGCCGCGGGTCGGATCGGCGGTGTGCTCGTACTGGCGGCCGGTGCGCTGATGTTCGCCGCCGCTCCGGTGCTGCTGCTCGCGTTGGCTAGCTGGTTCGAAACCTCACTGGACCTCAGCCGCGGCGCCAGCCTGCTTGCGGCGGGGTTCGCCGGCGCCGCAGCCGGGTTTGCGATGCTGCTCGCCGGATGGGCCGTCGCCCGACGGGGAGTGGCGGCGTTGGGGCGCTCTCGCGAGGAGTGCCGACGAAACCTCGCCTGGTTTAAACAGATGCTCACCCGCGGCGTCGACCGGCCCTGCTAA
- a CDS encoding lysophospholipid acyltransferase family protein: MEATEKPPVHHRSLAKRLWYRLTQFVIGSFARVWFRLVTEGRENAPKSGPAVFVCNHGSHLDPLLVGVFCPRIICYFARETLFRGLFGMLIRSYDAIPVDQEGSALAGLRATLARVKLGDAVLVFPEGSRTMDGHLQPMQPGVLTLLRRGKASLMPIGINGAYEAMPYKAPFPKPKKIAIVYGETIPNERLAEMSNDEVMLLIDEQIRACFERAAELAGRDPSHALSRPGMEPTKA, encoded by the coding sequence ATGGAAGCTACCGAGAAGCCCCCGGTCCATCACCGTTCGCTCGCCAAACGGCTGTGGTACCGGCTGACTCAGTTTGTCATTGGCTCGTTCGCCCGCGTCTGGTTCCGGCTAGTCACCGAGGGACGCGAGAACGCGCCGAAGTCTGGCCCGGCGGTGTTTGTCTGCAATCACGGGAGCCATCTCGACCCTCTGCTGGTGGGCGTGTTCTGCCCAAGGATCATCTGCTATTTCGCACGCGAAACCTTATTCCGAGGTCTTTTCGGGATGCTGATCCGCTCGTACGACGCCATCCCGGTCGATCAGGAAGGCAGCGCACTCGCGGGCCTGCGGGCGACGCTCGCCAGAGTCAAGTTGGGGGATGCGGTGCTGGTATTCCCGGAGGGCTCACGCACGATGGATGGCCACCTACAGCCGATGCAGCCGGGTGTGCTCACGCTGCTGCGGCGGGGCAAGGCCTCGCTCATGCCGATCGGCATCAATGGCGCCTACGAAGCGATGCCCTACAAGGCGCCGTTCCCCAAGCCAAAGAAGATTGCAATCGTCTACGGCGAGACGATCCCCAATGAGCGGCTCGCTGAGATGAGCAATGACGAGGTCATGCTGCTCATCGACGAGCAGATCCGCGCTTGCTTCGAGCGGGCCGCCGAGCTGGCGGGGCGCGACCCCAGTCACGCCCTCAGCCGCCCGGGGATGGAGCCTACCAAGGCTTGA
- the cmk gene encoding (d)CMP kinase, with amino-acid sequence MIVTIDGPAGAGKSSAARELARRLGFQFLDTGAMYRAVTLAALRAGVDLTDPDALLSVALACDIDATDSQVTLNGEDVTREVRTSEVTAATRHAADHPGVRERLVDLQRHVGRHRDIVTEGRDQSTVVFPDAECKIFLTASESVRAERRFLDLTKRGERVSLQEVLQTQRDRDDQDAARPIGGLAKADDAIEVSTDGMSHEQVVARLLEIVEQRRPAGC; translated from the coding sequence ATGATTGTCACGATTGATGGCCCCGCCGGAGCCGGTAAGAGCAGCGCCGCGAGGGAGCTGGCCCGACGCCTTGGCTTCCAGTTTCTCGACACCGGGGCGATGTACCGGGCCGTAACGCTGGCGGCGCTGCGGGCCGGAGTTGATCTTACGGACCCCGACGCGCTTCTGAGCGTGGCGCTAGCGTGCGACATCGACGCCACAGACAGCCAGGTGACGCTCAACGGAGAAGACGTGACCCGTGAAGTGCGAACCTCGGAGGTCACCGCCGCGACGCGGCACGCCGCCGATCACCCCGGCGTGCGCGAGAGGTTGGTTGACTTGCAGCGGCATGTCGGCCGCCACCGCGATATCGTGACCGAGGGCCGCGACCAGTCGACGGTGGTGTTCCCGGACGCCGAGTGCAAGATCTTCCTCACCGCCAGCGAGTCGGTCCGCGCCGAACGCCGCTTCCTCGACCTGACGAAGCGGGGCGAGCGGGTGTCGCTGCAGGAGGTGCTCCAGACGCAGCGCGACCGCGACGACCAGGACGCTGCCCGCCCGATCGGCGGGCTCGCCAAAGCGGACGACGCCATCGAGGTATCAACCGACGGGATGAGCCACGAACAGGTCGTGGCCAGGCTCTTGGAGATTGTCGAGCAGCGGCGGCCCGCCGGCTGCTGA
- the pilM gene encoding type IV pilus assembly protein PilM codes for MAKTGAVWGIDIGQCALKALRCRAHEKDSNKIVVEAFDYIEYPKILSQPDADRDELIREAIETFLSRNEIKGDRVAMSVPGQSGLARFIKLPPVESKKIPDIVKYEARQQIPFALEDVVWDYQALEGGSQDEGYALETEVGLFAMKRDQVSKALAPLEEAGIEVDTIQLAPLAVYNYTCFDRMNNLEDAPAFDPESPPPSKVVLSLGADTTDLVITNGYRVWQRNIPIGGSHFTKALTKELKLTFAKAEHLKRNAKKAEDPKAIFQAMRPVFSDLAAEIQRSLGFFMSNNRGAELDEIIALGNPMKLPGLQRFLTQNLDQQVTPVESFPGLVGGSVTATPQFEENHLAFATAYGLCVQGLGLAQLSTDLLPDELITSRLVRAKKPWAVAAAALLMVGMTANYAGYHSAWGTVDVEGDWSGPITQAKSLSGTSGQYTGEFSTLKEQFNTIKTIGDNLQSNADGRLLWPELVMAVDAAVPIDTRPKDQRERTAKDVTQREEVHIESMDVQHFEDLSTWFQGGVAELYEEARKSEAYVAARAAEVAAAKKAAEDAAKAAASADAAPTAPGAPAAPPADGEVVEDEELPLAGEDPAADVGMEQDSFGDDGMGGDAAPVGPTGAGYIIELTGHHFHNTNDAVDVKYDATDEGQEFVRKTLVKNLLEKSIKLPDGEDGAEQEVMLKDLGISYPVIVTKGRIESIKYDPEALEGDEMGANRRRNVGMEDVNPFDQPRRGAPRPAADAEPVDPDEGLWKLRRYDFKLQFMWQPKPRHERKAAAAAADTAADGFDGTASTDPTGGFNG; via the coding sequence ATGGCCAAGACTGGCGCCGTTTGGGGCATCGATATCGGTCAGTGCGCGCTCAAGGCGCTGCGGTGCCGCGCTCACGAGAAGGACTCGAACAAGATTGTCGTCGAGGCGTTCGACTACATCGAGTACCCCAAGATCCTCAGCCAGCCCGACGCGGACCGCGACGAGCTGATCCGCGAGGCGATCGAGACCTTCCTCTCGCGCAACGAGATCAAGGGGGACCGGGTCGCGATGTCGGTGCCCGGCCAGAGCGGCCTGGCCCGGTTCATCAAGCTGCCGCCGGTCGAGTCGAAGAAGATCCCGGACATCGTCAAGTACGAGGCCCGGCAGCAGATCCCCTTCGCGTTGGAAGACGTCGTCTGGGACTACCAGGCGCTGGAGGGCGGCAGCCAGGACGAGGGCTACGCGCTCGAGACCGAGGTCGGCCTGTTCGCGATGAAGCGTGACCAGGTGTCCAAGGCGCTCGCGCCGCTGGAGGAGGCCGGCATCGAGGTCGACACCATCCAGCTCGCGCCGCTGGCGGTCTACAACTACACCTGCTTCGACCGGATGAACAACCTGGAGGACGCACCGGCGTTCGACCCGGAGAGCCCGCCGCCGTCGAAGGTGGTGCTGTCGCTCGGCGCCGACACCACCGACCTAGTCATCACCAACGGCTACCGCGTCTGGCAGCGGAACATCCCGATCGGCGGCTCCCACTTCACCAAGGCGCTGACCAAGGAGCTGAAGCTCACGTTCGCCAAGGCGGAGCACCTCAAGCGGAACGCCAAGAAGGCCGAGGACCCCAAGGCGATCTTCCAGGCGATGCGCCCGGTGTTCAGCGACCTCGCCGCCGAGATCCAGCGGTCGCTCGGCTTCTTCATGAGCAACAACCGGGGCGCCGAGCTGGACGAAATCATTGCCCTGGGCAACCCGATGAAGCTGCCCGGCCTGCAGCGGTTCCTCACTCAGAACCTGGACCAGCAGGTCACGCCGGTCGAGTCCTTCCCCGGGCTGGTCGGCGGCAGCGTCACCGCGACGCCTCAGTTTGAGGAGAACCACCTGGCCTTCGCGACCGCGTACGGCCTGTGCGTTCAGGGCCTGGGGCTCGCCCAGCTCTCCACCGACCTGCTGCCCGACGAGCTGATCACCTCGCGCCTGGTGCGGGCCAAGAAGCCGTGGGCGGTCGCGGCCGCCGCGCTGCTGATGGTGGGCATGACCGCCAACTACGCCGGCTACCACAGCGCATGGGGAACCGTCGACGTCGAGGGCGACTGGAGCGGGCCGATCACCCAGGCCAAGAGCCTGTCGGGAACCTCCGGGCAGTACACCGGTGAGTTCAGCACTCTCAAGGAGCAGTTCAACACCATCAAGACCATCGGCGACAACCTGCAGAGCAACGCCGACGGCCGACTGCTGTGGCCGGAGTTGGTGATGGCCGTCGACGCCGCGGTGCCGATCGACACGCGTCCCAAGGACCAGCGTGAGCGGACCGCCAAGGACGTCACACAGCGCGAAGAGGTGCACATCGAGAGCATGGACGTGCAGCACTTCGAGGACCTCTCCACCTGGTTCCAGGGCGGGGTTGCCGAGCTGTACGAGGAGGCTCGCAAGTCTGAGGCGTACGTCGCGGCCCGCGCGGCCGAGGTGGCGGCCGCCAAGAAGGCCGCCGAGGACGCGGCCAAAGCGGCGGCCAGCGCCGACGCCGCGCCCACGGCCCCGGGGGCCCCCGCCGCCCCGCCGGCAGACGGCGAGGTGGTCGAGGACGAAGAGCTCCCGCTCGCCGGCGAGGACCCAGCAGCCGACGTAGGCATGGAGCAGGACTCCTTCGGCGACGACGGCATGGGCGGCGACGCCGCTCCTGTCGGCCCCACCGGGGCCGGCTACATCATCGAGCTGACCGGGCACCACTTCCACAACACCAACGACGCCGTCGACGTGAAGTACGACGCTACCGACGAGGGGCAGGAGTTCGTCCGCAAGACACTGGTCAAGAACCTGCTGGAGAAGTCGATCAAGCTCCCCGACGGGGAGGACGGCGCCGAGCAAGAAGTCATGCTCAAGGACCTCGGCATCAGCTACCCGGTGATCGTCACCAAGGGGCGCATCGAATCCATCAAGTACGACCCCGAGGCCCTCGAGGGCGACGAGATGGGCGCCAACCGCCGCCGCAACGTCGGCATGGAGGACGTGAACCCCTTCGATCAGCCCCGCCGCGGGGCGCCCCGGCCGGCAGCGGACGCCGAGCCGGTCGACCCGGACGAGGGCCTGTGGAAGCTGCGCCGGTACGACTTCAAGCTGCAGTTTATGTGGCAGCCTAAGCCGCGTCACGAACGCAAGGCCGCGGCGGCCGCCGCCGACACGGCGGCAGACGGGTTCGACGGCACCGCGTCCACCGACCCCACGGGCGGCTTCAACGGCTAA